One window from the genome of Magnolia sinica isolate HGM2019 chromosome 4, MsV1, whole genome shotgun sequence encodes:
- the LOC131243513 gene encoding pathogenesis-related thaumatin-like protein 3.5 isoform X2: MTTVSHFLLFFSLQSLLFSGVLSASFTLNNNCAYTVWPGVLSNGGSTPLSQTGFALQKGESKTLSAPTTWSGRFWARTHCTVEPSGKFSCGTGDCGSGKLECAGGAAPPATLAEFTLNGSSGLDFYDVSLVDGYNLPVLVVPQGGTGSCRTTGCVVELNGPCPSELRVLGPGGNGSVACRSACEAFGTPQYCCREEYGNPNTCKPSSYSLFFKQACPRAYSYAYDDRTSTFTCASADYVITFCPSIGRYVRSPRNH, translated from the exons ATGACAACTGTATcccattttcttctcttcttctcccttcAGTCCCTACTCTTCTCAG GCGTTTTATCAGCTTCTTTCACTTTAAATAACAACTGCGCATACACCGTATGGCCCGGTGTATTGTCGAATGGCGGGTCGACCCCACTCTCACAGACGGGCTTCGCCCTCCAAAAGGGCGAGTCCAAGACGCTCTCCGCCCCCACTACGTGGTCCGGCCGCTTCTGGGCCCGCACCCATTGTACGGTCGAACCATCTGGGAAGTTCTCGTGCGGGACCGGAGACTGCGGCTCGGGTAAGCTAGAATGCGCCGGTGGTGCTGCTCCTCCTGCGACTCTGGCCGAGTTCACGCTCAATGGTTCCAGTGGTCTCGACTTCTACGACGTCAGCTTGGTGGACGGCTACAATCTTCCTGTTTTGGTGGTCCCGCAGGGCGGCACCGGTAGCTGCAGGACCACCGGGTGCGTGGTGGAGCTCAATGGGCCCTGCCCGTCGGAGCTGCGGGTGTTGGGGCCGGGTGGGAATGGGAGCGTGGCGTGCAGGAGCGCGTGCGAAGCGTTCGGTACTCCGCAGTATTGCTGCAGGGAGGAGTACGGGAATCCGAACACCTGCAAGCCGTCGTCGTATTCGCTCTTCTTCAAGCAGGCCTGTCCACGGGCGTATAGTTATGCGTACGACGACCGGACGAGCACGTTTACGTGTGCGTCTGCGGACTACGTTATCACGTTCTGTCCTAGCATTGGAAGGTACGTCCGTT
- the LOC131243513 gene encoding pathogenesis-related thaumatin-like protein 3.5 isoform X3 → MTTVSHFLLFFSLQSLLFSGVLSASFTLNNNCAYTVWPGVLSNGGSTPLSQTGFALQKGESKTLSAPTTWSGRFWARTHCTVEPSGKFSCGTGDCGSGKLECAGGAAPPATLAEFTLNGSSGLDFYDVSLVDGYNLPVLVVPQGGTGSCRTTGCVVELNGPCPSELRVLGPGGNGSVACRSACEAFGTPQYCCREEYGNPNTCKPSSYSLFFKQACPRAYSYAYDDRTSTFTCASADYVITFCPSIGSI, encoded by the exons ATGACAACTGTATcccattttcttctcttcttctcccttcAGTCCCTACTCTTCTCAG GCGTTTTATCAGCTTCTTTCACTTTAAATAACAACTGCGCATACACCGTATGGCCCGGTGTATTGTCGAATGGCGGGTCGACCCCACTCTCACAGACGGGCTTCGCCCTCCAAAAGGGCGAGTCCAAGACGCTCTCCGCCCCCACTACGTGGTCCGGCCGCTTCTGGGCCCGCACCCATTGTACGGTCGAACCATCTGGGAAGTTCTCGTGCGGGACCGGAGACTGCGGCTCGGGTAAGCTAGAATGCGCCGGTGGTGCTGCTCCTCCTGCGACTCTGGCCGAGTTCACGCTCAATGGTTCCAGTGGTCTCGACTTCTACGACGTCAGCTTGGTGGACGGCTACAATCTTCCTGTTTTGGTGGTCCCGCAGGGCGGCACCGGTAGCTGCAGGACCACCGGGTGCGTGGTGGAGCTCAATGGGCCCTGCCCGTCGGAGCTGCGGGTGTTGGGGCCGGGTGGGAATGGGAGCGTGGCGTGCAGGAGCGCGTGCGAAGCGTTCGGTACTCCGCAGTATTGCTGCAGGGAGGAGTACGGGAATCCGAACACCTGCAAGCCGTCGTCGTATTCGCTCTTCTTCAAGCAGGCCTGTCCACGGGCGTATAGTTATGCGTACGACGACCGGACGAGCACGTTTACGTGTGCGTCTGCGGACTACGTTATCACGTTCTGTCCTAGCATTGGAAG